The Macrobrachium rosenbergii isolate ZJJX-2024 chromosome 56, ASM4041242v1, whole genome shotgun sequence genome includes a region encoding these proteins:
- the LOC136836391 gene encoding uncharacterized protein, with amino-acid sequence MKTSLVILLLGAVLPAVTFAEKIEAKKKHENDVNDDDVNEEEEEGEWDIEREVFGPQVERFQGLHILDENMNIIISEPSDRVLRAISGPKKEGDLTLEKVKALYKEKMERDERKTRWLDENRKNGGLLNQDFEQLLAKEQKVAEQKAAADDSIVKRVMDFFW; translated from the exons ATGAAGACCAGCTTAGTCATTCTTTTGTTAGGGGCTGTGCTTCCTGCAGTGACGTTCGCCGAAAAG ATCGAAGCCAAAAAGAAGCACGAAAATGACGTCAATGACGATGACGtcaatgaagaggaagaggagggagaatggGACATAGAGCGTGAGGTTTTTGGTCCCCAAGTGGAACGCTTCCAAGGTCTTCACATCCTGgacgaaaatatgaacataatTATCAGCGAGCCTTCTGACAGAGTGCTCAGGGCTATCAGTGGTCCCAAAAAGGAAGGTGATTTGACACTAGAAAAG GTGAAAGCTCTCTACAAGGAGAAAATGGAACGTGACGAGAGAAAAACGAGATGGCTGGATGAAAATCGCAAGAATGGTGGACTACTCAATCAAGACTTCGAACAACTGCTGGCTAAAGAACAGAAGGTTGCGGAACAG aaaGCTGCAGCAGATGACTCCATCGTTAAACGTGTCATG